Proteins from a single region of Massilibacterium senegalense:
- a CDS encoding DMT family transporter, whose protein sequence is MTAERFFTSRFGLIFSAILATFLWGSAFPFIKLSYEELHITADETGKQILFAGYRFVLAAVLIFIFSLFMKRKMSLKRTDVKELSMIGLFQTFLQYVFFYIGLAYSTGVQGSIIAGTTTFFQMIIAHFVYRDDPLDKRKIIGLTIGFSGVVMVNLTKGSFELSFGIGESFLLLAMLFAGIGNVLAKEGSSRINVITLTTVQMLFGGIGLLLVGATFAGWMPFVITVKGMCMFLYLAFLSATGFVLWNFVMKYNKVGKVSMFLFLIPIFGVFLSAVLLKEALSFYVFLGLALVVFGIIVVNFEKERVND, encoded by the coding sequence ATGACTGCCGAACGTTTTTTTACGAGTCGGTTTGGACTAATATTTTCAGCAATACTCGCAACTTTTTTATGGGGTAGTGCTTTTCCGTTTATAAAATTAAGTTATGAAGAATTACACATTACGGCCGACGAAACTGGAAAACAAATTTTGTTTGCTGGTTATCGATTTGTGTTAGCCGCTGTTTTAATCTTTATCTTTTCTTTATTCATGAAACGAAAAATGTCACTGAAACGTACCGATGTAAAAGAGTTATCGATGATAGGATTATTTCAAACTTTTTTACAATATGTATTTTTTTATATTGGACTAGCTTATTCTACAGGTGTACAAGGATCGATTATCGCAGGAACGACGACTTTTTTTCAAATGATTATTGCACATTTTGTATATCGGGACGATCCATTAGATAAGCGAAAAATCATTGGACTAACGATTGGTTTTTCAGGTGTGGTGATGGTGAATTTAACGAAAGGCTCCTTTGAATTATCATTTGGGATTGGAGAAAGTTTTCTTCTTTTAGCGATGCTATTTGCAGGAATTGGAAATGTTCTTGCGAAAGAAGGAAGTAGTAGAATCAATGTTATTACGCTAACAACCGTGCAGATGTTATTTGGTGGTATTGGTTTATTGCTTGTCGGTGCGACGTTTGCAGGATGGATGCCGTTTGTAATAACGGTAAAAGGAATGTGTATGTTTCTTTATTTAGCGTTTTTATCGGCTACTGGTTTTGTGTTATGGAATTTTGTCATGAAGTATAACAAAGTAGGAAAAGTTTCTATGTTTTTATTTTTAATTCCTATTTTCGGTGTTTTTTTATCTGCAGTATTATTAAAAGAAGCCTTATCTTTTTACGTCTTTTTAGGGTTGGCATTGGTCGTGTTTGGAATCATTGTTGTTAATTTTGAGAAAGAAAGAGTGAACGATTAA
- a CDS encoding VanZ family protein translates to MANMKVTTVSRLKIKRFLFLMFAMYLVFLFYVTLFTHNYYEYGRSFNLVLFDSIHLMLNSGNSWLMIKNILGNILLFFPLGFLVPCFVPTFRSFFKMVGTGMLISASIEFLQYMYANRIFDIDDILLNSLGTMVGYFVFLFFYGIVRLWNWFRR, encoded by the coding sequence ATGGCAAACATGAAAGTAACGACGGTTTCTCGTTTGAAAATAAAACGATTTCTTTTTTTAATGTTTGCAATGTATCTTGTGTTTTTGTTTTATGTCACGTTATTTACTCACAATTATTATGAGTATGGTCGGTCGTTTAATCTTGTATTATTTGATAGCATTCATTTAATGTTAAATAGCGGAAATAGTTGGTTAATGATAAAAAATATTTTAGGAAATATTTTGTTATTTTTTCCTCTCGGTTTTTTGGTTCCTTGCTTTGTGCCGACCTTTCGTTCTTTTTTTAAAATGGTAGGGACGGGTATGTTGATTAGCGCTAGCATCGAATTTCTTCAATATATGTACGCTAATCGGATTTTTGATATTGATGACATTTTACTAAACAGTCTTGGCACAATGGTTGGCTATTTTGTATTTTTGTTTTTTTATGGAATCGTTCGATTATGGAACTGGTTTCGTCGTTAA